A single window of Sparus aurata chromosome 12, fSpaAur1.1, whole genome shotgun sequence DNA harbors:
- the LOC115593354 gene encoding alanine--glyoxylate aminotransferase 2, mitochondrial, with translation MFKLVSRLSGRRAAVTGQFCCRPGSSQLHLASGASCQKSALDYSSADIPDMPSCDFKPEEYKGMSKERMMEIRRQYCNPMTMKVTYYKKPVFIHQGHMQWLWDVDGRRYLDLFAGVATVSVGHCHPKVTAAAEHQLKRLWHTTSIYVYPPLHEYCEKLASYFPDPLKVIYLTNSGSEANDLAMLMARLHTGNFDILTFRGSYHGGSPQTMGLTSNAAYKYPIANGLGCTNTMCPDVFRGPWGGSHCRDSPVQTIRDCGCAQGHCMANEQYIGQLKETFATSVPSRIAAFFGEPIQGVGGAVQYPKNYLKEAYKLVRERGGVCIADEVQTGFGRTGTHFWGFQGHDVIPDMVTMAKGIGNGFPMGAVVTTPEIAASFAKGVHFNTFGGNPVACAIASSVLDTIKEDGAQQISLDVGTYLMTELAKFRDKYEIIGDVRGKGLQIGVEMVKDKVSRDPLPAEAMGEIFEDVKDMGVLIGKGGVYGQTFRIKPPMCITREDADFFLAVFNKSIKNYMDRR, from the exons ATGTTTAAACTTGTGTCCCGCCTCAGTGGCCGCCGGGCAGCTGTAACAGGACAGTTCTGCTGTCGGCCCGGTTCGTCCCAACTCCACTTGGCAAGTG GCGCATCATGTCAGAAATCCGCCTTAGACTACAGCTCCGCAGACATCCCCGACATGCCCTCGTGCGACTTCAAACCAGAGGAATACAAG GGTATGTCCAAGGAGCGGATGATGGAGATCCGCAGACAGTATTGCAACCCGATGACCATGAAGGTCACCTACTATAAGAAACCAGTGTTCATCCACCAGGGACACATGCAGTGGCTGTGGGATGTGGACGGGAGGCGATATCTGGATCTGTTTGCCGGTGTGGCGACTGTCAGCGTGGGCCACTGCCACCC GAAAGTTACAGCAGCCGCAGAGCATCAGTTGAAAAGACTGTGGCATACCACAAGCATCTACGTCTATCCGCCTCTCCATGAGTATTGTGAGAAGCTAGCTTCCTACTTCCCAGATCCTCTGAAG GTGATATATCTGACCAACAGCGGCTCAGAAGCCAACGACCTGGCAATGCTAATGGCTCGACTTCACACAGGCAACTTTGACATCCTCACTTTCAG AGGGTCGTACCACGGTGGCAGTCCACAGACCATGGGTCTTACCTCCAACGCGGCATACAAATACCCCATTGCCAACGGTTTAGGCTGCACAAAT ACCATGTGTCCTGATGTGTTCAGAGGCCCGTGGGGAGGAAGCCACTGCAGGGACTCTCCCGTGCAGACCATCAGAGACTGTGGCTGTGCCCaag GTCATTGCATggcaaatgagcaatacattgGACAGCTCAAAGAGACTTTTGCCACGAGCGTTCCGAGTCGAATCGCCGCTTTCTTTGGAGAACCAATTCAG GGAGTCGGAGGAGCCGTCCAGTACCCTAAAAACTACCTCAAGGAGGCGTACAAacttgtgagagagagaggaggggtcTGCATCGCTGATGAG GTCCAGACTGGATTTGGCCGAACAGGAACCCACTTCTGGGGCTTCCAAGGTCACGATGTCATTCCAGATATGGTCACAATGGCGAAGGGCATCGGCAACGGATTCCCAATGGGAGCTGTTGTTACAACACCAG AAATCGCGGCCTCATTTGCCAAGGGGGTTCACTTCAACACCTTCGGAGGAAATCCTGTGGCATGTGCGATTGCTTCATCGGTGCTTGAT ACAATCAAAGAGGATGGCGCACAGCAGATCAGTCTGGACGTGGGCACATATCTGATGACAGAGCTGGCGAAATTCAGAGACAAGTACGAGATCATCGGTGACGTCCGTGGAAAAGGCCTGCAGATCGGTGTGGAAATGGTCAAAGACAAG GTCAGCAGGGACCCGCTGCCTGCTGAGGCAATGGGTGAGATCTTTGAGGACGTGAAGGACATGGGAGTCCTGATAGGCAAGGGAGGAGTCTACGGACAG ACCTTCCGCATCAAACCCCCCATGTGCATCACGAGGGAAGATGCGGATTTCTTCCTGGCAGTTTTTAACAAGTCCATCAAGAACTACATGGACAGAAGATGA